From Paenibacillus physcomitrellae, the proteins below share one genomic window:
- a CDS encoding spore germination protein: MKDSQQNSKPSNVSVLKAVQEHLKNMSDLKLQKLGAQDEQIQFLYLSSLADSQKIKDTIITPYYEMKETEDYENYMSSFPGILVLSDARQIEGKILSGYAVISVNEGTLYLFDAARIESTPVTAAETEVIVQGPSDSFNEQLDVNLNLIRHRYQSADLKVETMTIGTQSKTQLALIYDDARVDQSVLEETRVRLGSLSLDILQGSTELDRYLSSSKFNLFPTTIVTERPDRAVFNLSEGKIVIVVDTDGFVVILPVIFNDFFTAMDDKLLPKPVSWFLKSLRYLGLFLTVTLPAIYVAFSSYNTDVWKIQIALLVAGSRATVPYPSFIEVVIMLLMMEFLTEASLRLPKAIGSTATTVGGLILGTAATEAGLVSNIMIILVSVVAISNFVIPLNMMGFSVRILKYGLILLAALFGLVGIVCGCLWLTMYLASLRSFGKPYLRLFGLDRLASGNTNAGRGR; the protein is encoded by the coding sequence ATGAAGGACAGCCAGCAAAATTCTAAGCCTTCTAATGTCAGCGTTCTTAAGGCCGTTCAAGAGCATTTGAAGAATATGAGTGACCTTAAGCTGCAGAAGCTTGGCGCCCAGGACGAACAAATTCAATTCCTATACTTATCAAGCCTGGCTGATTCGCAAAAAATCAAGGATACCATCATCACTCCCTATTATGAAATGAAGGAGACTGAGGATTATGAAAATTATATGTCCTCGTTTCCGGGCATTCTCGTCCTTTCGGACGCCAGACAGATTGAAGGGAAAATACTCTCCGGCTATGCTGTGATCTCGGTTAATGAGGGAACCCTATACTTATTCGATGCTGCCAGAATTGAATCGACTCCTGTAACGGCAGCCGAAACCGAAGTCATTGTCCAAGGGCCTTCGGACTCCTTTAATGAACAGCTGGACGTGAATTTGAATCTTATTCGTCACCGTTATCAATCCGCTGATTTAAAGGTAGAGACGATGACCATTGGAACTCAGTCCAAAACACAGCTTGCCTTGATTTACGACGACGCCCGGGTAGATCAAAGTGTGCTTGAGGAGACTAGGGTCAGACTGGGAAGTCTTTCTTTGGATATTTTGCAGGGTTCAACCGAGCTTGACCGATATTTGTCCAGCAGCAAATTCAATTTATTTCCTACCACGATCGTGACGGAAAGACCCGACAGAGCCGTGTTTAACCTGTCAGAAGGAAAAATTGTCATTGTAGTGGACACGGACGGTTTTGTTGTCATTCTGCCGGTAATCTTCAATGACTTTTTCACGGCGATGGATGATAAGCTGCTGCCCAAACCGGTAAGCTGGTTCTTGAAGTCGCTCCGTTATCTTGGATTATTCCTTACCGTAACCCTGCCAGCCATATACGTTGCTTTCTCCTCTTACAACACGGATGTCTGGAAAATTCAAATAGCACTGCTTGTGGCAGGGAGCCGAGCCACGGTGCCTTATCCCTCTTTTATAGAAGTGGTTATTATGCTGCTTATGATGGAATTTCTGACAGAGGCGAGCTTAAGGCTGCCTAAGGCGATAGGTTCAACGGCTACCACGGTTGGCGGGCTTATCTTAGGAACAGCAGCTACCGAAGCGGGATTAGTCAGCAATATTATGATTATTCTTGTTTCCGTAGTAGCGATTTCCAATTTCGTTATTCCTTTGAATATGATGGGATTTTCAGTGCGGATTCTGAAATATGGCCTAATCCTTCTGGCTGCCTTGTTTGGATTGGTTGGGATCGTGTGCGGATGTCTGTGGCTTACCATGTACCTTGCCAGTCTGCGAAGCTTTGGCAAACCTTACTTGCGGCTCTTTGGGCTGGACCGTTTAGCGAGTGGAAATACAAATGCGGGGAGAGGGAGGTAA
- a CDS encoding GerAB/ArcD/ProY family transporter, translating to MVKERYFYYLFMINALINIVNFVPRGLINSSFGGAMMAIVIAIPLGVLMTFLFIKGMNKFPSQSLPAVFNAHFPKAISATALLLYASLWFTAGLITLISFVEVTLRYVSVDVEPTMIMLLFLAVVCLCMRINSESLLYGLEVLLCINFPLIVYILLKAILHPYFSWDAVADIFTHSIALPSYRDIATATFIFSGYINMAVFNQVFKPLQLKYLWLIGVLGALILLTTFLIPIGFLGTINVYRHVYPWFSTADALRTQNFIIERVLFIFYFSYLTLSLNSAIIHWHVALNLIKGAFTSRNKKETRSKSDWWIMGIFSAISLFVQTINQFKLDQLGLMFLSVRLCGEAALILSVFIAYRRSRRKTA from the coding sequence ATGGTTAAAGAGCGGTATTTTTATTACCTGTTCATGATTAATGCGCTGATTAATATTGTGAATTTTGTACCCAGAGGATTAATCAACTCAAGTTTTGGCGGGGCTATGATGGCTATTGTAATTGCCATTCCCCTAGGTGTGCTGATGACCTTTCTGTTCATCAAAGGCATGAACAAATTTCCGAGCCAATCCCTGCCGGCCGTCTTTAATGCCCATTTCCCCAAAGCAATATCGGCAACCGCGCTGCTTTTATATGCCAGTTTGTGGTTCACAGCGGGTTTGATTACCCTGATTTCTTTCGTGGAGGTGACATTAAGGTACGTCAGTGTGGATGTGGAGCCGACGATGATTATGCTCCTCTTTCTGGCCGTGGTCTGTTTATGCATGCGGATTAATTCAGAATCCCTCTTATACGGCCTGGAAGTCCTGCTGTGCATCAACTTTCCGCTTATTGTATATATCCTCCTTAAGGCGATTCTGCACCCTTATTTCAGCTGGGATGCTGTCGCGGATATCTTTACTCATTCCATAGCGCTCCCTTCCTACAGGGACATTGCAACAGCCACTTTTATTTTCTCAGGATATATCAATATGGCCGTCTTCAATCAGGTATTTAAGCCCTTGCAACTGAAGTACTTATGGTTGATTGGCGTACTGGGGGCTTTGATCCTGCTGACCACCTTTTTGATTCCCATCGGGTTTCTTGGAACTATTAACGTGTACAGGCATGTTTACCCGTGGTTTTCTACGGCGGATGCGCTCCGGACCCAAAACTTTATTATTGAAAGGGTTCTGTTTATTTTCTACTTCAGCTATCTAACCTTATCGCTGAACAGCGCGATTATTCACTGGCATGTGGCTCTGAATCTGATCAAGGGCGCATTTACGTCCCGCAATAAAAAAGAGACAAGAAGCAAATCAGACTGGTGGATTATGGGGATCTTCAGTGCGATTTCCTTATTTGTGCAAACCATCAATCAATTCAAACTGGACCAATTAGGTTTAATGTTTCTATCAGTCCGCTTATGCGGTGAAGCGGCTTTGATCTTAAGTGTATTCATCGCTTACAGAAGGAGCAGGAGAAAGACAGCATGA
- a CDS encoding Ger(x)C family spore germination protein, giving the protein MNKSRTPNQTKVITKMVSLLGVLLLLIPLQGCKFKDLDLRLFVVALGIDRSVEHPEKVSVTAKIAIPLGDPKQFDEKTQYLTEESVTIAEALRKMKSRLDKELDFGHCKVVLLGESFAREDIRQAADWLARRRDIQLLVFTAVARPSANEVLHVQPVSERLSGNSLLLALSKDGTESPFIVGPTFSYELGRRMQEIGLDPIMPLAETKGKDGLDIDKAYIFDKQKAVLALNTDETRIYNILKEHNLITSLDLKFKGNQTAYSFSRSHSSFSIKEKADGRPYIRYKIKIQASIEEDERNTIITEAVLKEMSAAAEQQLNTQVKSVLEKIQKSGTDPLGWGLRYRARHWGSLEAEKRAWEDMYAQLDFEVETRINMKYTGMIR; this is encoded by the coding sequence ATGAACAAGTCGAGAACCCCTAATCAAACCAAAGTAATCACAAAGATGGTGTCTCTGCTGGGTGTTCTGCTCTTGCTGATTCCCCTTCAGGGCTGCAAGTTTAAGGATCTGGACCTTAGACTGTTTGTTGTGGCGCTTGGAATAGACAGGTCTGTGGAGCATCCGGAGAAAGTGTCCGTAACCGCTAAAATTGCCATTCCGCTCGGAGATCCTAAACAATTTGATGAAAAGACGCAGTATTTGACCGAAGAATCGGTTACCATAGCCGAGGCTTTAAGGAAAATGAAGTCTCGTTTAGATAAAGAGCTGGACTTTGGCCATTGTAAGGTGGTGCTATTAGGTGAAAGCTTTGCCAGGGAAGATATCAGGCAAGCTGCAGATTGGCTGGCGCGAAGAAGGGATATTCAGCTTCTAGTCTTTACAGCCGTAGCCCGCCCTTCGGCGAATGAGGTTCTTCATGTCCAGCCTGTATCGGAGAGATTGTCCGGTAACTCGCTGCTTCTTGCGTTAAGCAAAGACGGGACGGAATCCCCTTTTATCGTAGGTCCGACTTTCTCCTATGAGCTTGGAAGAAGAATGCAGGAGATCGGCCTCGATCCGATCATGCCTTTGGCGGAAACGAAAGGGAAAGATGGGTTAGATATCGATAAAGCCTATATTTTTGATAAGCAAAAAGCCGTACTTGCTCTAAATACGGACGAAACGCGAATCTATAATATTTTGAAAGAGCATAACCTGATAACAAGCCTTGATCTGAAATTCAAAGGGAACCAGACTGCTTACTCCTTTAGCCGGAGTCATTCTTCCTTCAGCATCAAAGAGAAAGCGGATGGTAGACCTTATATCCGTTATAAAATCAAGATCCAGGCTTCTATTGAAGAAGATGAACGCAATACGATCATAACTGAAGCCGTTCTAAAAGAGATGTCAGCGGCGGCCGAGCAGCAGCTCAACACTCAGGTTAAAAGCGTACTTGAAAAAATCCAAAAGAGCGGTACAGATCCTTTAGGCTGGGGACTTCGATATAGGGCAAGACATTGGGGAAGTTTAGAGGCGGAGAAACGTGCCTGGGAAGACATGTATGCGCAGCTCGATTTTGAGGTTGAAACCCGGATTAATATGAAATATACCGGGATGATCCGCTAG
- a CDS encoding response regulator transcription factor gives MRILIVEDEVNLAEALSQILKKQNYSVDTAYDGEEGLDHALTGIYDLLLLDIMLPGMDGISLLKTIRAQGIQTPVILLTAKGEEPDKIAGLDYGADDYVAKPFSTGELLARIRAALRRKGEVVQEDTLKFGDIELNTAHLKLTCRNKELKLILKESELLELLITRKQAVSSKEQIIEKLWGFDSEAEHNNVEVYISFLRKKLAFLQASVRINTIRGVGYVLEEIS, from the coding sequence ATGAGAATATTAATCGTAGAAGATGAGGTGAATTTGGCGGAGGCGCTTTCGCAGATCCTGAAGAAACAGAATTATTCAGTGGATACGGCGTACGACGGGGAGGAAGGGCTAGACCATGCGTTGACCGGCATTTATGATCTGCTGCTGCTGGACATCATGCTTCCTGGCATGGACGGGATCAGCCTGCTCAAAACGATCCGTGCCCAAGGCATCCAAACGCCCGTCATTCTTCTGACCGCCAAAGGAGAAGAACCCGATAAAATCGCCGGCCTGGATTATGGAGCCGATGATTATGTTGCTAAACCTTTCTCCACAGGCGAGCTGCTTGCCCGCATCCGGGCGGCGCTGCGCCGGAAAGGAGAGGTCGTGCAGGAAGACACGCTGAAATTCGGAGATATTGAGCTGAATACGGCCCATTTGAAGCTGACCTGCCGAAACAAGGAGCTGAAGCTGATTTTAAAGGAAAGCGAGCTGCTGGAGCTGTTGATTACGAGAAAGCAGGCGGTCTCGTCGAAGGAGCAGATTATCGAGAAGCTTTGGGGATTCGACTCGGAAGCCGAACACAACAATGTGGAAGTCTATATCTCTTTTCTGAGAAAAAAACTGGCCTTCCTTCAGGCGTCGGTCCGAATTAATACGATTCGGGGCGTTGGCTACGTATTGGAGGAGATCTCCTGA
- a CDS encoding sensor histidine kinase: MFNRLRNRFLLMNMVIISFIMLVAFATIYTITYQNVRRDIDNQLHQVADTARIDRGMGPKNGEAGGGGGPSGPLPPGKGDNDNFRVRSVFFELRTDSQWNITDTNSRYDMDEDFYQSVVQIASAHPKDSGRFTLSGTRWAYGVFKSPTGYDLIFMEVSSQQKILTNLIYTFSAVAVVMLIVIYFVSRYFAGRSIAPVKEAFDRQKLFIADASHELKTPLAVINTNADVLLANREDTIENQVKWVQHIKSETERMKTLTNDLLYLTEMDEARARAIQVPFDLSEALESLILTMEPVIFEKNLSLDYRLEPGLTVTGSSEQMKQVAMILLDNAVKYAGSKGSIEVQLGRQKGHILLAVSNTGPGIPPEHLDKIFDRFYRVDASRSRQKGGYGLGLAIAKSIVEQHRGKIYARSTPNETTTFYVQLNG, translated from the coding sequence ATGTTTAACCGACTTCGCAACCGGTTTCTTCTCATGAATATGGTCATTATCTCTTTCATTATGCTGGTAGCCTTCGCAACCATTTATACCATCACATATCAAAATGTCCGCCGGGACATCGACAACCAGCTGCATCAGGTTGCCGACACGGCCCGGATCGACAGAGGTATGGGGCCAAAGAACGGTGAAGCCGGAGGTGGAGGCGGCCCGTCCGGGCCTTTGCCTCCCGGCAAAGGAGACAACGACAATTTCCGGGTCCGATCGGTGTTTTTTGAACTGCGGACCGACAGCCAGTGGAATATTACGGATACGAATTCGCGTTATGACATGGATGAGGATTTCTACCAGTCGGTTGTGCAAATTGCATCGGCTCATCCCAAGGATTCTGGCCGTTTCACCCTTAGCGGGACACGCTGGGCTTATGGCGTCTTTAAAAGTCCAACGGGCTATGATCTGATCTTCATGGAGGTTAGCTCCCAGCAAAAGATATTGACCAATCTCATCTACACCTTTTCCGCAGTAGCGGTGGTGATGCTGATTGTGATCTATTTTGTCAGCCGGTATTTTGCCGGCCGTTCGATCGCCCCGGTCAAAGAAGCATTCGACAGGCAAAAACTGTTTATTGCCGACGCATCGCACGAACTCAAGACGCCGCTGGCGGTCATTAACACCAACGCTGACGTTTTGCTAGCCAACAGGGAGGATACGATAGAGAACCAGGTCAAGTGGGTCCAGCACATCAAATCGGAAACCGAGCGAATGAAGACGCTCACGAACGACCTGTTATATCTGACCGAAATGGACGAGGCCCGGGCAAGGGCGATCCAGGTCCCCTTCGATCTCAGCGAAGCTCTGGAAAGCCTAATCCTGACGATGGAGCCTGTTATTTTCGAGAAAAATCTATCACTCGATTATCGGCTGGAACCCGGCTTGACGGTTACGGGCAGCAGCGAGCAGATGAAGCAGGTCGCTATGATTCTGCTGGACAACGCAGTCAAATATGCCGGTTCAAAAGGTTCGATTGAGGTTCAGTTGGGCAGGCAGAAAGGGCATATTCTGCTGGCTGTCAGCAATACAGGCCCGGGCATTCCACCCGAGCATCTGGATAAGATCTTTGACCGTTTCTACCGGGTCGATGCCTCGCGTTCGCGTCAGAAAGGCGGATATGGACTCGGGCTCGCCATTGCCAAATCGATTGTGGAGCAGCACCGTGGTAAAATTTACGCAAGAAGCACGCCAAATGAGACTACTACTTTTTATGTTCAATTAAATGGATGA